The window aactttttatgaatataaaataaaatttatttatttattttactaacttaaaattgtttctattttttaataataaaatcttaaaattttcttaaaaacctAATAAACCTCAACCAATCCAAACCCAATAGTTCGGATGGTATTAGAtcggattaaaaataaaataaaatcaaatcgaTATATATAATCCAAATTACAACAAACTATATAACTTTTAtcggattaattttttttaaatcaattcaaattgtacagtaatttttttattgatgtgATACATGACTGAATATAtacgtaaaattattttatattaacactCCATTCAAATtgaattcttaaaataaattaaattttaaaatttttttaaatttattcgaAAATGacgaaagagaaacaataatatataaaaaaagtatagttaaccaacaatatttttaaacaatgtgtgaacaatgtgaattaataaggttaaaagagtaaattaatccTAAATTTAATACGCTCTACTATATATAATCATGTATGAGGACAATGCTATTGCAACTTGCAAGCAATGTCGACGTTCACAGCCAAGATGGTATCACTTGGATGGGACCATAATGGTTTCCATCACAGACAATCCAAAGTCTCCAAGCCACATGCACGTAAACCTACACTTCCAAATGCACCTTCTTCAACACTAATAAGAACCCCTGAATCATACGCAATCCCACCAGAGAAGATTGAAGTTTTCAAGTCACTTGAGGGTTGGGTTTCAAAGTGCATCTTGCCACTTGTCAAGCCCGTTGAGCAAAGCTGGCAGCCTCTTGATTTTTTACCGGACTTCTCCCTGCCGGACGAGGACTTCAACAATAAGGTGAGATCGCAATTTTGTATTCAGGCTTGGATATTATCTATGTTTTGTCGCTAAACTATTATTTAATGCGGTTTTGTTAgggaattaattttctttttaaaccaataatctaacaataattagtgaacaaataaaagtaaagggTCTGAGTTattattgtataaaaaaaaaaggaaaattttaaagagaaagaataatataatatagaTTGATTGTACTTTTCCATCTTAAGAATAATATAATGTTTTAGGAAAATCAAGAGACAGATTAGAAGCTTATATGTTTAATTATTTCTAGAAAATTTCATGCCAATCTAAAATCGTTTGTTATAATACTTTTTATATACTTAAAAACCaacttattaatatatttgttcaaaaaatacaTAAACAAAAGGATTCTTCAATAATTAGTTGTTCATTATGTTTTGATATCggtgaatttaatataaataatctttattatttgttattgaaTTTCATATATACATCAAGtttacaaaaaacaaaaaattataaatggtATAACTTTACTTAAATTGACACCGTTTGTTGATATAatgatattatttaatactaactCATGATATATATTGATTCAAAATACTTAGTTGAGGGCTCTAAGAGATCGGACAGCTGAACTTCCAGAcgattattttgtggttttggtgGGTGATATGATCACGGAGGAAGCTTTGCCGACTTATCAAACAAGGCTCAACCAGCTCGATGGCGTGGCGGATAAGACGGGCTCATGCACAAGCCCATGGGCAGTGTGGTCTCGGGCTTGGACCGCAGAAGAGAATAGGCATGGAGACTTGCTCCGAACTTATTTGTACCTTTCAGGACGAGTTGATATGCGTATGATTGAGAGGACCATCCATTACTTGATTGCAGCTGGCATGGTAAGATGCATTTTCTTGCTGCTACTAATTGTCTTGTTTACTAAATCAACAAATATCTATTCACAATATGGAGTGTAAAAATTAAAGGATGCTCCCACATCAAGACACAGAAAATGTCTTTTTCTAAAgatactttttaataattaaaatttaacacatataatcacttaaattatgttatttttgtcaaaattaagtcagacaaattaatttaactgtgaatcaaattttgaattcgtctaaattaatattattttttataaaaaatgattacaatacttctattatataaaatgactaaaatactcttattatatatattaattttgagaattttaaattctagCTCTTTACTTCTATATCCTgggttagaatttaaaattttcaatatatatatatatatataatagggatattttagttatgtttttataatagggatattgtaataatattttataaaaaatattaatttatattggttcaaaatttaatttattaatttttttgctaaACTGATTTATccgatctaattttaataaaaataatacaatttaattgattatatgtgttaaattttaattttaaaaaaaagacgtttttgacATCTTTATATAAATGGCTCCCAAAATtaaatgattcattctatgatgTACATGTGAATCTCAACTTTTATTTGCCAAGACataaatttaaacaaattaaGAGAAAGATTTAGctcttaaataatattattagctAGTGCAGACGTATCATTACATCATCatcttaaaatttaagataatgcTACGTgactaaattattttaataatcaaattcaattaaatCGATCTATTAGTTTAAAGAttgataactaaaaatttaagtaaaaaaaaaaaggaagaaaaacataagaaaatttaagttaaaaaaaaaggaagaaaaacataagaaaaaaattttagttaaacttagttacaaaattaatttgttcATCTAACATTTCTCTAAAATTTTTACATTACTTCAAAATTAATCtgatatttattattttggtGTAGGAATGCGATATAGACAAGAATCCATATATGGGATTTGTGTACACATCATTTCAAGAACGGGCTACTTTTATTTCACACGGCAACACGGCTCGGCTTGCTAAGGAAAACGGTGATCCAGTGCTTGCGCGAATATGTGGCACCATTGCTGCAGATGAAAAGCGTCACGAGAATGCATACACAAAGATCGTTGAGAAGCTTCTAGAAGTGGATCCTACAGAGGCAGTGGTTGCAATATCAAACATGATGCGCAAAGGAATCACAATGCCAGCACACTTGATGCAGGATGGGAAGGATCCACACCTCTTTCATCACTTCGCTGCAGTGGCACAACGACTTGGTGTCTACACAGCCAATGATTATGCTGACATTTTGGAGTTTTTGATCGACAGGTGGAAATTAGAGAAGATACAGGATTTAACTTCTGAAGGAAGACGTGCACAGGATTTTGTGTGTGGTCTAGCACCCAAGATTAGAAGGTTTCAAGTACGAGCTGCTGAGAGAGCACATGAAACAGAGACACATAGTGTCAAATTTAGTTGGATTTTCAACAAGGAAGTGTCATTAATATAAAAGAAATAAGAGTTAAGatatgtgtacactaaaatcagtcactagtataaaatatatgttagaatataaatacactttaaaaataaattaaaccacacatatatttatacacaaatatattggtgattgattttagtgctaattttagtatacaaatagtaTTTCTCAAGAAATAAATTGATCACTTATTTCTATAAGTGGACAAAAGTCACAAAACActtgatcaaatgagatttggaCCCACTTGGTGCACAGGAAGCTAAAGATCAGAAATGAAACTTTCATAGTATTGTTTTATATAACAATAATTGTCTGATATTTCAAAAAGCGCTATGCTATTTTGAAACTAATTAGATGATATATAAacctatttatattatataaaagttgataCTAAATTATTATAGAATTAGTTTGTCATATTGTGTTATTTTTacgtttttttaaaatatattttagtttaataagctaaagattaatttatcataaattagaattctatttttaaaaatttgctgCTACTGCGAGATATGAaccattaatatttatttaaacaaaatattgAACTAATATGCGACTGGATTGGGTAAAACAATGTAAATTAGCAACTAGGCAATTAGATTTATTTTGTCAGAATGTTTGGCTAGACAGGTTTAAGTCCGGGGCCCAATCAAACACAAAAACTAAACACTAATTAAAATTGGAAGAAAAGTCATTAAAAGTCCTCACCAACATGTTGCCTAATTAGGTAATGCTAAGAAGTAAGAACTAAAGATAAAAAcaataactaaaatttattttatttaatatttatttataattaataaatactaaataaaataaattttgtctatttttcaataatttattttagttatcaaatatttttgtttaattaactaCTCGATCATCGCTGAAGAAGGATATCCATCGCAATGAAGAGTTTAGTATACAAAGCTAACCCCTTTCATGTACTTTTCCACAACATTAGGAAGATTGATTCGGGGTTTGTAGTTACCATAGAAGGTATCCTTGAGAGTCCTCTCATTCAAGAAGTTCATATATAGGATGAGTTTCAAAAGCATCATCTTTGCTTAGTACACCAAGAAGAACAGCAACACCCCAAGCCTAAAAAGGGAAGAGAATATTTAAGTTTTAGTATAAGTAAATAACTTATCATAACAACATTatagtaacaaattaaaaaaagaacaaattTTGATTCAATTGCACCATAGATACATTCAAATGTTGAGATCATACTTTGGATGCTGCTAGTACATTTAACAGAACGATCTATGTTTCTATTGGTCATTTTAGCAATTACCTATTGAACAACGTTAACATTTTAGTCTTTCTTCTATGAAAGTATAAATAATTACTGAAAAAAAACTTAGAATGAACTAACCTTTTGTACATATTTATTATGATATTTTCGGTTCACAATTTTATTAACCCCAAACTTTTTAGCCTTCAACAATTAGTAAAATGAGAAAATAACATTAGTAAGTAAATACAATTTGtagatttgaaaaacttgttcAATATACTCTATGCTTAATCATCTACTACATTTGATTTAGAGAGAATGTgataaagaaaaaagataaacaagatgaataaaaaaatatacattaaaattaaaataaaaaaagatatattaaaattgaGTATAAAGATaattactctattttttatttaatttttgactaaataAGAAAGGAACtcttcaacctaacttgtcaacgctATAGTTTGCGAATTGAATCGAATAAACTCCTCAACTTTCTATTCAATTTTCCCGATGCAACAAAAGAGAGACTTCtgaacctcaattgtccacactaTGTATGGTTTCATCAAGAAACTAAAAAGGAATTTTCAAATTTCTGAATCATTCAATATTACGACTACACTAGTTTATGaagtatttataacctcttattgtGTTAAAATATAGAAAACCTTAAACCCACAAATATAACGCCCAATCTAgtcattaaataaacaaaatcaaaatacatcaaattaatttaaaatattctaaaaatataaattaatattttctaaataacacttgaactcttcatatcatgAACATTTAAAACACATATCATATTCTCCTCTTCTACAAAcaagattcgtcctcgaatcttataggtaaaaaaatagtatatgaaaAGGACAATAATTACAAAGAAGATTCATCCTCGaatcttatatttttctttttttatcttttttttgcaCCGTatgtatgtttttttatttttttaaacaataaaattaacaataatgaCTAAACAATAATGAACCGCAAACGAAAATATGaacacaaaaacataaaaaaagaggCGACAGACACTAGattctcttttttatatataaaagaaccaatatagattaataagaattaatctaataccGGAACTTTGATcccaaatgataaagaaaaaagataaataagatgaTAAGAATTCAAACCGAATAAAAAAAGAtacatttaaattaaaataaaaacaaaaatgatagATTAAAATTGAGTACAAAGCGAATCACTACTTCTCAACCTATTTTGTCAATGTCATAGTTTTAtcacaaaactaaaaaaaaatttttaaacctCTAAATCATTATATACAACTACACTAGTTTataaggtatttataacctcttattaggttaaaatatagAAAATCCTAAGCCCACAAACATAAAGCCcaatttagtaattaaataaacaaaatcaaaatatatcaaattaaattaaattattctaaaaatataaactaatatcttttaaataaaatttgaactTTTTATATCACAAACATTTGAAACTCGTATAAACCCCAATTAAAATTGGCTGGAAACTAAATCAACCCCAATAATTCTTGATGCACCAGAAATCCTTGCCCCTTCAGCAACCaaaaatttggattaaaaaaagaacaaaagtCACTACTCACTAATGTCCTTGATCCATAGCTATAAAAACTGCAATACAAAGAAAAGTAGAGGATAACATAGAACAAGACCAACAATTCCTGAGTCAAAAACAACAACAGAAGAACCAGATTTTGGTTTTGCAACATTGACAGTGGCACCAAGACctacaaacataaaaataaaaactaaattgtCAGATAACAGAATCACCAACAAACAAAACgtgaaaaaatatattaatctaGGATGATGTTGCAAACATGTGCAGATTCCATTGCTGAGAACACAAACTTTATCAAGTGGTGCTTTAGGGTTGATCTTTGCAACACATCCAGCATGAACCACAGTTTCCCTGAATGTGAAAGTCCCAACAAAATGATAAATTGATTTTCTCTTGATGGAGAATCTTGATTCTTGATCATGGATCATGACACTCCTATCAGTGTTGATCCTGAAAATGTCACATATGTTGCTCTCCTCTGACTTGCAGTGAGAACATTCCCCACACTCTCTGATGAACACAGGGAGGGCCTGGTCACTGATGAGTTATTCCCTCTTTTACTCTCTCCATAATCTTGCACCATTACCAATAACATTGTTCTTTAACTTCATCTTCTTTGATATAATATAATGTTGAATAATGAATGAATCAATGTACATATATAGTAGAGAATCACAGGACTTAATACAAAGAAGTTATATAATTAAGAATATGATCCAGAAGAGCAAACTGATTTTGATGCATCTTTTATTCTTGTAGTTTGTATAAAAGTTATCAGATTGCTCGTAGCCTATGCAATTCATTGTAACTTCAAATTATTCTAAATGAATGTAAAATGTGTTTTTTTAAATGCAATAATAGATAAAGAGATCTACATGGTTCAACTTCttagttttgaaaataaaattttttaaaattatgtttttaaacTTGATAAAGCCTTATACGATttgagacaagctcctaaagTTTGGTATGAGAAGCTTaacttatttttattgaaaaataatttttagagaggAGCCTttgacactactttatttattaaaaatttcaatgatcattttatttttgtgcaagtttatgttgatgatatcatTTTTGGTTCTGCTAATAAAGATTTATGTGCAGATTTTACACTAAGTTTATGACTAGTAAATTTTATATGAGCATAATAGGAGAGCTCACTTTTTTCTAGGCTTATAAATTAAGCAAATTGTTGATGGCATCTTTGTTCATCAATAGAAGTATGCCAAGAAACTTGTCAAAAAGTTTGAGTTGGAATATGCTAAACCTATGGAAACTCCTATGTATCCAAGCATCAAGCGAGACAAAGATGGGCATGCAAGAGATGTAGATGAGACTAGATATAAATGAATGATTGATTACTTAATGTATCTTACATATCTTCAAGACCGGATATAATTCAAAGTGTTAGAGTATGCTTAAGATTCCAATCAAAGTCCAAAAAATCTCATCTTTCAACAGtaaaaagaatcattagatatgTACTTGGTACTACTAATTATGGTTTATGGTATCCGAAAACTTATTCCTTTAAATTAGTGGATTATTATTGCGATGCACATTTTGCTGGAGATCGAATTGATAGAAGAAACACAAGTGATATTTGTTGCTTTCTTGGCAAATTTTTTGGCAAATTTCTTGATGTGTGGTCAAATAAAAAATAAGCCACTACTTTATCAACTACCGAAACTGAATACATTACATCATATTCATGTTACTCTTAATtactatgattaaaaacataATTGGCTAATTACAAATTGAATACTTCtaatataagaataaaaattcaaattttgtattttagtttaaattctaaaaaatttgtatttcaacaaatttataaatttaaaatagaataattaataattttttaaaatttaaaaaaattatcttttaatttattagcgcataaaaaattattaccaagattattaatattaaaaaatataatcctCTAAAATAGCACgagttaaaatataattttttttaaaattagaaataacatATAAAGGCAACAGCTAAATTTATGCAATTatgtaattcaaaaaataattaaaataatatatcaatcaaattattatttaatttgtaaaataaaatGCATAAACAAATATTTTGATGGTGGTATTTATTAtctcaaattctaaaaatccAAATTTGAGTTCTTCGGCCATCCTTAgatgattatatatattttatataataaatttttttaatattaaaagtttcgataattttttagatactaataaattaaagaataatttttaataaattttcaaaaatcgttAATAGTgtcattttaaatttataaatttgtgaaatagcacatttttcaaaatttaaactaaaacaaaatttttatttttattttttatattttatttatatctaaataaaatatttttatttatatttatattttaaaaggtGAGTGCTAGATAAACAATGATTATCTTGAATAATATGAACaactaccaatcaaataaaaatatattacaccTCTAAATTAactatctaaattttaatattaaaataatcatccgtacacctagtgaaatgaacatcaaatatatctattatttatattgtttaatatttttattgtctacctatattttttattttaaaattaatttttttagatatttattcTCTATTAACGTTAAATGAgctttgaaaatagtaaaaactgTGTAAATTAGCCGTTGTGTTCTAAATTCGTTATCAGTGCCAGCAAAATTATattgaaaattttcttttttaattgttatcAGTTGATTGTAAAAGTAGGGCAGAAaatatacaattttaattttgctTACATTGGctgcaaaaataagaaataatatgtaaaatagtaaatagttgtatttttatataaaatattaatataattttttatgaattttgctATCGTATATTTTAAGGGTATAGGTTaaatatactataaaaaaaatatttttacgtttttaatgtataaataatattaaaatttttttatggtatatttAATCTATGTTCTTAGGACATAAtaacaaaatttttcttttatttattggaaaaaaaagtcaaaaattaAAAGGTTCTTAAATATGAAGTGAAAATCAGATGTCATTGACAAGCTCATAGTCTGATAATGTTAAAAGGGAAATTAATGTAGCGTCTTTGATTAAATAAATTAGACGAGGTGGCCCAACTTTAAAATCAAGGGGAAAAAACCTAATATTGACGCACCTTAatgaaaagtaattaataaaCCTATTTTGGTGTCATCTTAACCTACACGTGCAGAATATCCCATTGGTTCTCAAATAACATGACAAAGTGAAGGGATGTTGTGGATAGGGATGTACATGACCCGACTCGACTCGAAGATCTGGTCTGGTCCCGAATATTTTATGGACTAATTtaatgtgatttcatcgggtctaaaatcgggtaagggtctcaaagaTATACccagtcattatttcgggtcgggtccgggctatagctcgggtcacccgaattcgacccggtcatcatacacaattaatattttgtgttattagtaatGGATGAGgatattcttatgtggaatttaaatattgtaaaccttaatattttgtgttattagtcatttataagattataagttaatgttttatgtttaaaatgcataagactttagacaaatgcataatattgtgttatttgtattgatttaaatatttggtgttagataatattagtattgattatggttacgctataattttagagaagggttggttcttgttatatttttttaagtgaattttactatatAAATTGTGAAATAAAGATTGgagattaggtgatttttacaTATTAAAGACCCGATTTTTATCTGATTTTTACCCGACCCGAAAGTGCGTAGATTTCATCAGATCTAGGATCGGATTAGGGTCCAAAAATTAGACTCAATCTATATTTCGGACTGAATCTAGATTAAGTCAAATTCGATGTGACCCGAACATGTACACCCCTAGTTATAATGTTAAAGGGAAATTAATGTAGCGTCTTTGATTAAATAAATTAGACGAGGTGGCCCAACTTTAAAATCAAGGGAAAAAAAACCTATAATATTGACGCATCTTAatgaaaagtaattaataaaCCTATTTTGATAAAGTTAGGGATGTTGTGAACTTGCTGACGATGCACAACCATTGGAGTAGAGGGAGTGAGTTAAAAGTACATTAAAAGCATaacataaaatcaaaataaaaaaatcaccaCTGGTCCAACATTATAGTAAGTGGTGGAACCATGTAGAAGAATTAAAACTTAATAAACCATAATTTCAACGAGTTTTTTAAACAACAACACAAAAATTTTGTTCTATTAGGTGAGATCGATTAcatagatcaaataaataatattattaaattttatcatgtattatatttatatagagatcatttatattaaattttgtttgaccacTTTATAGATAATCTTTCTAAGTCTTTCTCTATCTTTCATctcttgtttattttatttgacaaatttttttttatataaaaatacatttGGGACAGAtgcattttagtattttatacaaaaatacaaCTATTTATCATTTTAGgtattatttcttattttcgcaGTTGGTGTAAGCAAAAAAATTTCATTAGCACTGTCAACAAATTTGGGACAGATGCTACTCTACACAACTACTTCTATTATTTTCAACAAGatattaacattttttaattttaaattaaaaaaatatcaataaaaatatttttatttagattcaaataaaatattaaaaaataaaataataaaaaatttaaatttcatgttttaatttatattttagaaaatatgtatttttataaatttataaatttaaaacaaaataattaacaaatttttaaaatttattaaaaattattatttaattcattAGCACTTAAATAACCGAAAatcttttacttttaaaaaaattatgtataactTTTTAAGGTAACATATGAATTATAacataaattttttcaaattaaaaataacagtTATTAttcgtaataaaataaaataaaaagttcaaTCTAAATctatataatatgtaatttagaaaataattaaaatattatattaacaaaattatcatataaatagtaaaattaagtgtACAACAAATATTTTGCTGGCGGTAATAATTATTAcgtcaaattttgaaaattttaagttt is drawn from Arachis hypogaea cultivar Tifrunner chromosome 12, arahy.Tifrunner.gnm2.J5K5, whole genome shotgun sequence and contains these coding sequences:
- the LOC112729060 gene encoding stearoyl-[acyl-carrier-protein] 9-desaturase 6, chloroplastic, with product MVSLGWDHNGFHHRQSKVSKPHARKPTLPNAPSSTLIRTPESYAIPPEKIEVFKSLEGWVSKCILPLVKPVEQSWQPLDFLPDFSLPDEDFNNKLRALRDRTAELPDDYFVVLVGDMITEEALPTYQTRLNQLDGVADKTGSCTSPWAVWSRAWTAEENRHGDLLRTYLYLSGRVDMRMIERTIHYLIAAGMECDIDKNPYMGFVYTSFQERATFISHGNTARLAKENGDPVLARICGTIAADEKRHENAYTKIVEKLLEVDPTEAVVAISNMMRKGITMPAHLMQDGKDPHLFHHFAAVAQRLGVYTANDYADILEFLIDRWKLEKIQDLTSEGRRAQDFVCGLAPKIRRFQVRAAERAHETETHSVKFSWIFNKEVSLI